A genomic window from Pyxicephalus adspersus chromosome 2, UCB_Pads_2.0, whole genome shotgun sequence includes:
- the LOC140322932 gene encoding beta-1,3-galactosyltransferase 2-like, with protein MESPPKKVFKVIFILFFFVIILVSYSLHTSQKLKIFPTPQNVPTKHSPVNALYPYLIEENQKCSNGPPFLLLLIPSIPPETQNRDALRRTWANETLINGVHILRLFLLGRPSSQETQEIVISESSNYHDIIQQDFLDSYNNLTLKTLMGIEWVSRLCPNVTYVMKVDSDMFLNPWFLLEKVLHPSLPAKVNFYTGLVVVGASPQRDKSSKWYMPLSQYSKDVYPPYCSGTGYIFSGDLAGKIYKKALSFHIFPFEDVFVGMCLESIGIQVSKPEGNWFIGEKMKYDRCQFASIVTVHHFTWQELLKFWPDFNSAPETCNKQ; from the coding sequence ATGGAGTCAccaccaaaaaaagttttcaaagtgatcttcattcttttcttctttgttatCATATTAGTGAGTTACAGTTTACACACAAGTCAAAAACTCAAAATTTTCCCAACTCCTCAGAATGTTCCTACCAAACACAGCCCTGTTAATGCCTTGTACCCTTATCTCATAGAAGAGAACCAGAAATGTTCAAATGGTCCTCCATTTCTGCTGCTGCTTATCCCTTCCATACCTCCGGAAACTCAGAATAGAGATGCCTTGAGGAGGACATGGGCAAATGAGACCTTAATCAATGGTGTCCATATATTGAGACTTTTTCTCCTAGGAAGACCATCTAGTCAAGAAACTCAGGAGATTGTCATATCAGAGAGCTCCAATTACCATGACATAATCCAGCAAGACTTTTTAGATTCCTACAACAATCTGACTCTCAAGACATTGATGGGCATTGAATGGGTCAGCCGCTTATGCCCAAATGTGACCTACGTTATGAAAGTAGACTCTGACATGTTCTTAAACCCTTGGTTTCTTCTGGAGAAGGTCCTGCACCCTTCGCTTCCTgccaaagtgaatttttatacTGGGCTGGTGGTGGTTGGCGCTTCACCACAAAGAGACAAAAGCAGCAAGTGGTACATGCCATTGTCACAGTATTCTAAAGACGTCTATCCACCATATTGTTCTGGCACTGGCTACATCTTCTCTGGAGACCTGGCTGGAAAGATATACAAGAAAGCCCTCAGTTTCCACATATTCCCATTTGAGGATGTTTTTGTCGGAATGTGCCTGGAAAGTATTGGGATTCAGGTCTCTAAACCAGAAGGAAATTGGTTCATAGGAGAAAAAATGAAGTATGATAGGTGCCAGTTTGCCAGTATTGTCACAGTCCACCACTTTACATGGCAAGAGTTACTGAAATTCTGGCCTGATTTTAACAGCGCTCCAGAGACTTGCAACAAGCAATGA